The Arachis duranensis cultivar V14167 chromosome 2, aradu.V14167.gnm2.J7QH, whole genome shotgun sequence genome has a window encoding:
- the LOC107472737 gene encoding monosaccharide-sensing protein 2, translated as MGARGAILVAIAASIGNFIQGWDNATISGAIVYIKTELALQTSEEGLVVAMSLIGATLITTCSGAVSDWLGRRPLLIISSVFYFLSGLVMLWSPNVYVLCIARLLDGFGIGLAVTLAPIYISETAPPDIRGSLNTLPQFTGSAGMFLSYCMIFGMSLEASPSWRLMLGILFVPSLLYFLIAIFFLPESPRWLVSKGKMLQAKKVLQRLRGREDVSEEMALLVEGLGIGSETSIEEYLIGSAADQEPSEKDYKVLLYGSEGAGLSWVAKPVVASGHSSMKPASRLGSIIGNQSMHLMDPLVTLFDSIHEKIPETGSMRSVLFPHSGSMFSSTVENHHHHAKNEQFDEENIEREGDQDYYPSDAVDGVSDDDLRSPLISARGSSMFNHLRSGGDGEAGIGGGWQLAWKWSEKEGGLKRVYLHQEGSRRGSLVSVQGQGEGVHVAGLVSQPALYSKQTIGPAMVHPSEVASKGSIWKDLTEPGVKHALIVGIGIQVLQQLAGINGVLYYTPQILQEAGVEILLKDIGISSKSTSFLLSAITTLLMLPCIALSMRLIDISGRRQLLLATIPVLIVSLVLLVVGNAIEFNSIVHALISTISVVVYFCCFKMAYGPIPNILCSEIFPTRVRGVCIAICALVFWIGNIIVTYTLPVMLSSIGLAGVFGIYAVGCFISWIFVFLKVPETKGMPLEVITEFFAVGARVRRAASAKNL; from the exons ATGGGAGCCAGAGGAGCCATACTTGTGGCCATTGCAGCTTCCATCGGTAATTTTATTCAAGGATGGGATAATGCTACTATTTCTG GTGCCATTGTTTACATAAAGACAGAGCTAGCATTACAAACAAGTGAGGAAGGACTTGTGGTAGCCATGTCCTTGATCGGAGCAACACTCATAACAACATGCTCCGGCGCAGTTTCAGACTGGCTCGGTCGCCGTCCACTGTTGATAATCTCATCGGTATTTTACTTCCTTAGTGGTTTGGTCATGTTATGGTCCCCTAACGTGTATGTCTTATGCATAGCAAGGCTTCTAGATGGATTCGGAATTGGCCTCGCCGTCACTCTTGCTCCGATCTACATATCGGAGACTGCTCCGCCGGATATAAGGGGTTCCCTGAACACGCTGCCGCAGTTCACAGGCTCTGCAGGAATGTTCTTGTCATACTGTATGATCTTTGGGATGTCACTGGAAGCTTCTCCAAGCTGGAGATTAATGCTTGGGATTCTTTTTGTTCCGTCTTTGTTGTATTTTCTGATTGCAATATTTTTCTTGCCTGAATCTCCTCGGTGGCTTGTCAGTAAAGGAAAGATGCTTCAGGCGAAAAAAGTTCTCCAGAGATTACGGGGCAGAGAGGATGTTTCAG AGGAGATGGCATTGCTAGTTGAAGGTCTTGGAATTGGTAGTGAAACATCCATAGAAGAGTACTTAATAGGTTCTGCTGCTGATCAAGAACCAAGTGAGAAAGATTACAAAGTCTTGTTATATGGATCTGAAGGTGCTGGTCTCTCTTGGGTTGCAAAGCCTGTTGTTGCTTCTGGACACAGTTCTATGAAGCCTGCGTCGCGGCTTGGAAGCATTATTGGCAATCAAAGCATGCATCTCATGGATCCTCTTGTCACCCTCTTTGATAGTATTCATGAAAAGATTCCTGAGACAGGAAGTATGAGGAGTGTGCTTTTTCCACATTCTGGAAGCATGTTTAGCAGCACAGTTgagaatcatcatcatcatgctaAGAATGAACAATTTGATGAAGAGAATATAGAAAGAGAAGGTGATCAGGATTACTACCCTTCAGATGCTGTTGATGGAGTTTCAGATGATGATTTGCGTAGTCCTTTGATTTCGGCTCGTGGCAGTAGTATGTTCAACCATCTCAGGTCTGGTGGTGATGGTGAGGCAGGAATTGGTGGTGGCTGGCAGTTGGCATGGAAATGGTCTGAAAAAGAAGGAGGATTGAAGAGAGTTTATTTGCATCAAGAGGGATCTAGACGTGGATCTCTTGTCTCGGTTCAAGGCCAAGGCGAAGGTGTCCATGTTGCTGGCTTGGTTAGCCAACCTGCTCTTTATTCCAAGCAAACAATTGGACCTGCAATGGTTCATCCATCTGAGGTTGCTTCAAAGGGATCAATTTGGAAAGATCTTACTGAACCTGGGGTTAAGCATGCATTGATTGTTGGGATTGGAATACAAGTGCTTCAGCAGCTTGCAGGGATAAATGGGGTTCTATACTACACTCCTCAAATTCTTCAAGAGGCAGGTGTTGAAATTCTTCTTAAAGATATTGGCATTAGCTCCAAATCTACATCATTCCTACTCAGTGCTATCACAACTTTGCTGATGCTTCCTTGTATAGCTTTAAGCATGAGGCTCATAGATATCTCAGGAAGAAg GCAACTACTACTCGCCACGATTCCTGTGTTGATAGTCTCACTTGTGCTTTTGGTTGTTGGAAACGCAATAGAGTTCAACTCCATTGTCCATGCACTAATCTCAACTATATCCGTTGTGGTTTACTTCTGCTGCTTTAAGATGGCCTATGGACCAATTCCAAACATACTCTGCTCTGAGATTTTTCCAACAAGGGTGCGCGGCGTCTGCATAGCTATATGCGCTCTAGTTTTCTGGATTGGAAACATAATTGTCACATACACACTGCCTGTGATGCTCAGCTCAATCGGACTCGCTGGTGTCTTTGGTATATATGCTGTTGGTTGTTTCATCTCCTGGATATTTGTGTTCTTGAAGGTTCCAGAAACCAAGGGAATGCCCCTTGAAGTCATCACTGAATTCTTTGCTGTCGGCGCAAGAGTAAGACGGGCTGCTTCTGCCAAGAATCTGTAA
- the LOC110277522 gene encoding putative disease resistance protein At3g14460, with product MAGALVGGAFLSGFINVLFDRFLTTDVVNLVLGKKLGPDLVERLKISLHAAEVLVDDAEYKQLGNEHVRDWLNSLRDAVYVADDLLDAVLTKAATQKETEVSSFLNPINFFINRDREMVDKMEGVVRRIEYLEKQKDFLGLEKSTKKNFLSWRIPSTSLVEGNILGREKDQKEIIKILDDNREYQLSVIPIVGIGGVGKTTLAQWVFNNEDLMKGFQVKEWVCISEDFNIVEVTKNVIGQTARNVDDFNSLQLILKEKLSQTKFFIVLDDVWSDDGDVWKKFKTPFQYGAKGSTILITTRVKEVASIVQTCPPYILNELSEDCCWSVFANNACFPESNGSPRLEEIGRKIVNKCKGLPLAAETLGRMLRMKDDINEWEALLMSDIWDFSVKNSKIIPALLISYFHLPAHLKRCFIYCALYPKDYLFDKDKLILLWMAEDLLRAPKRGESLEEVGCKCFEELASRLFFKPHEYLSECFVMHDLLHDLALFLSGDFYCSFEELGDVDNMSDRTRHLSYKKLSHLSSKHFDSISKVESLRTLLLINLFPHSCKADVETSCILISKLKRLRVLSFLRFERFEALPDSIGELTYLRYLDLSRTSIRTLPESLCDLYNLQTLKLHGCSCLTMLPNGMHKLVNLRHLDIWGTSLEGMPGGMNKLKHLHFLSFFMVGKHEDNRIQELEGLSNLHGSFEIKKLENVVDVKEARRAKILDKKHIECLLLEWSSGDDMVSDTQTERDILNSLQPHNGLKKLKIKGYKGTIFPDWLGFCSYNNMTSVSLESCKNCCMLPSLGQLPSLKSLRIRGFDQLRSIGDEFYKNEGDHHSSPIAPFPLLESLEFDNLPCWEVWHLSESETFPQLRKLEIRYCPMLKGHMLNHVFLRMFSSLSDVSNVRKLDILEDNKKRSQKMLDNGETLSIRGCKYILEYAFKATIVHHLTSLQEIQISGCLSAVSFPGNCITKSLQKLKILNSSKLEFPQQEQKYDLVELKIENSCDSLTSFSLDAFPNLKNLEISWCWNLESVSMSERPHAALQRLTIHQCSKFVSFPREGLDAPNLTHFNVTGCSKLEALPCHMNSLLPNLQSLNIRDCQKMCRLPEGGLPPNLKELTIGKQWKVLSTMGNSDALTHLSIYDCDWYNKSTRSFPEVGLLPPLPSLTTLCLYYFPNLETLECIELLRLTSLQQLSIMSCPKLENMAGEKLPPSLSLLQIKGCPLLGEHCNNKHQLIWSKISHIPNIQVHRKQFF from the coding sequence TTCCTTTCTGGCTTCATTAACGTTCTATTTGACAGGTTCCTTACAACTGATGTGGTCAACTTGGtcttgggcaagaagcttggccCTGACTTGGTTGAAAGGCTGAAGATCTCTCTGCATGCTGCTGAAGTTCTGGTTGATGATGCTGAGTACAAGCAACTGGGCAATGAACATGTGAGGGATTGGCTCAACAGTCTGAGGGATGCTGTTTATGTGGCTGATGACTTGCTGGATGCTGTCCTCACCAAAGCCGCCACTCAAAAGGAAACGGAGGTAAGTTCTTTCCTCAACCCCATTAACTTCTTCATCAACCGGGATAGGGAGATGGTAGATAAGATGGAAGGGGTGGTTAGAAGAATAGAGTAtcttgaaaaacaaaaagatttccTTGGTCTTGAGAAGAGTACCAAGAAGAACTTCTTGTCATGGAGAATTCCATCCACATCTCTGGTGGAAGGTAATATCCTTGGCAGGGAAAAGGACcaaaaggaaatcatcaagatatTAGATGATAATAGAGAATATCAGTTGTCTGTGATTCCCATTGTGGGCATAGGTGGGGTTGGCAAAACAACTTTAGCACAGTGGGTGTTTAATAATGAAGACTTGATGAAAGGATTTCAAGTCAAAGAATGGGTTTGTATCTCTGAAGACTTCAATATTGTTGAGGTTACAAAGAATGTTATAGGCCAAACTGCTCGTAATGTTGATGATTTCAATTCACTTCAACTCATATTGAAGGAAAAGTTGTCACAAACGAAGTTTTTTATTGTGTTGGATGATGTTTGGAGTGATGATGGTGATGTCTGGAAGAAATTTAAAACCCCATTTCAATATGGAGCCAAGGGAAGTACAATTCTTATAACAACTCGTGTCAAAGAAGTTGCTTCCATTGTCCAAACTTGTCCCCCCTACATTCTGAATGAGTTGTCTGAAGATTGTTGCTGGTCAGTGTTCGCAAACAATGCTTGCTTTCCAGAATCAAATGGGAGTCCAAGACTAGAAGAAATTGGTAGAAAGATTGTCAACAAGTGTAAGGGGCTACCATTAGCTGCAGAAACACTTGGACGTATGTTGCGAATGAAGGACGACATTAATGAATGGGAAGCTTTACTAATGAGCGATATTTGGGATTTTTCTGTGAAAAACAGTAAAATTATTCCAGCATTGTTAATTAGTTACTTCCATCTTCCTGCACATTTAAAGCGTTGTTTTATTTACTGTGCATTGTATCCGAAAGATTATCTTTTTGATAAAGATAAACTAATCTTGCTGTGGATGGCTGAAGATCTTTTAAGGGCAccaaagagaggagagagtttAGAAGAAGTTGGCTGCAAATGTTTTGAAGAATTAGCTTCcagattattttttaaaccaCATGAGTATTTATCTGAGTGTTTTGTTATGCATGACCTTTTACATGATTTAGCATTGTTCCTTTCTGGAGACTTCTATTGTAGTTTTGAAGAGCTTGGTGATGTGGACAATATGTCTGACCGAACTCGTCATTTATCCTATAAAAAATTGAGTCATTTGTCCTCAAAACATTTTGATTCCATAAGTAAAGTTGAATCTTTGAGAACATTATTGCTCATCAATTTATTTCCTCACTCATGCAAGGCAGATGTTGAAACATCGTGTATCCTAATATCAAAGCTCAAAAGATTGAGAGTTTTGTCATTTCTCAGGTTTGAAAGATTCGAAGCATTACCTGATTCAATAGGTGAATTAACCTACTTGCGTTACTTGGATCTCTCTAGAACAAGCATTAGGACACTACCAGAATCATTGTGTGATTTGTACAATCTACAAACACTGAAGTTGCATGGGTGTTCTTGTTTGACTATGCTACCTAATGGCATGCATAAGCTTGTGAATTTGCGACATCTTGATATTTGGGGAACTTCTTTGGAAGGAATGCCAGGAGGCATGAACAAATTGAAACACTTGCACTTTCTAAGCTTCTTTATGGTGGGCAAACATGAAGACAATAGAATCCAAGAGTTAGAAGGGCTTTCAAATCTTCATGGTTCATTTGAGATTAAGAAATTGGAGAATGTTGTTGATGTGAAAGAAGCAAGGAGGGCGAAGATATTGGATAAGAAGCACATTGAGTGCTTATTGTTGGAATGGTCTTCAGGTGATGATATGGTTTCAGACACACAAACTGAAAGAGATATACTCAACAGCTTGCAACCACACAATGGCTTGAAAAAGTTGAAAATCAAGGGATACAAGGGTACAATATTTCCAGATTGGTTGGGATTCTGTTCCTACAACAATATGACAAGTGTATCTCTAGAGTCTTGCAAGAATTGCTGCATGCTGCCTTCACTTGGACAGCTGCCATCTCTTAAGTCCCTGAGGATTCGAGGTTTCGATCAGCTGAGGAGTATTGGCGACGAGTTTTACAAGAATGAAGGCGATCATCATTCTTCGCCTATTGCACCGTTTCCCTTGCTGGAGAGTTTGGAGTTTGATAACTTGCCATGTTGGGAGGTGTGGCACTTATCTGAGTCAGAAACTTTTCCTCAACTCAGGAAGCTTGAAATAAGATATTGTCCAATGTTAAAGGGACATATGCTTAACCATGTATTCTTGAGAATGTTTTCTTCTTTATCAGATGTTTCAAATGTTCGCAAACTAGATATACtggaagataataaaaaaaggtcTCAAAAGATGTTAGATAATGGGGAGACTTTATCAATTAGGGGATGTAAATACATACTGGAGTATGCATTTAAGGCAACCATCGTCCACCATCTAACTTCCCTCCAAGAAATACAAATCTCAGGGTGTTTGTCTGCTGTGTCCTTTCCAGGCAATTGTATAACCAAATCTTTGCAAAAGCTGAAAATCTTGAATAGCAGCAAACTGGAATTCCCCCAGCAAGAGCAGAAGTATGATTTGGTAGaactaaaaattgaaaacagCTGTGATTCACTGACCTCCTTCTCATTGGATGCCTTTCCCAACCTTAAGAATCTTGAGATATCATGGTGTTGGAATCTGGAATCAGTTTCAATGTCAGAGCGACCGCACGCTGCTCTTCAACGTCTCACCATCCATCAATGCTCCAAATTTGTGTCATTTCCAAGAGAAGGACTAGATGCACCCAACTTGACTCATTTCAATGTCACTGGCTGCTCAAAGTTGGAGGCATTGCCATGTCACATGAATTCTCTTCTTCCAAATTTACAGTCTCTCAACATAAGAGATTGCCAGAAAATGTGTAGATTGCCAGAGGGTGGTTTGCCACCTAACTTGAAAGAGCTTACTATCGGGAAACAATGGAAGGTTCTATCAACAATGGGCAATTCTGATGCCCTCACTCATCTTTCCATCTATGATTGTGATTGGTATAATAAAAGCACAAGGTCATTCCCAGAGGTTGGTTTGCTGCCTCCTCTTCCTTCCCTCACCACTCTGTGTCTCTATTACTTTCCAAATCTGGAGACATTGGAGTGCATTGAGCTTCTCCGCCTCACCTCCCTCCAACAATTGTCAATTATGTCGTGTCCGAAGCTGGAGAATATGGCAGGAGAAAAGCTGCCTCCCTCTCTGTCACTACTTCAAATTAAAGGCTGTCCTTTGCTTGGAGAACACTGCAACAACAAGCATCAACTAATTTGGTCCAAAATTTCACACATTCCCAACATTCAAGTCCATCGCAAACAATTTTTCTGA